Proteins from a single region of Rhodospirillales bacterium:
- a CDS encoding alpha/beta hydrolase fold domain-containing protein encodes MSDIDTIDPALVAASRRAAEDEPPVDFRELVDAPVTEIRAAYEATSAYWNARPPALASVTDTTLDGPHGGLRARVYRPSDAVLPGLLYFHGGGFMLGSIDTHDTMCRLLAREAGAAVISVDYRLAPEYRFPVAIEECLFACDWLIEQAAKVDVDATRLAVGGDSAGANLALSVLNEKREPLRAGVLFYGCYGHLPEFGYPLGAAAKAYGDGRYGLGLDMMRRFYVDYLSDDADGLDPRFCSLRGDYHGLPPVLLTAAALDPLRDDAEAFRSHLEAAKVPHRYVLYPGMPHGFLKFAPEVDAALQGLRDAANFLHGHWRH; translated from the coding sequence ATGAGCGACATCGACACCATTGATCCTGCTCTCGTCGCCGCCAGCCGCCGCGCTGCGGAAGACGAGCCACCCGTCGATTTCCGGGAGCTCGTCGATGCGCCTGTTACCGAGATTCGGGCGGCCTACGAAGCCACGTCCGCATATTGGAATGCAAGACCACCGGCACTTGCATCGGTCACCGACACCACGCTGGACGGCCCGCACGGTGGGCTGCGGGCGCGCGTCTATCGGCCGTCCGACGCCGTCCTTCCCGGGCTGCTCTATTTTCACGGCGGCGGCTTCATGCTCGGGAGCATCGACACGCACGACACCATGTGTCGCCTCTTGGCCCGCGAGGCCGGCGCTGCGGTGATCTCCGTGGACTACCGTCTGGCTCCGGAGTACCGATTTCCGGTGGCGATCGAAGAATGCCTGTTTGCATGCGACTGGCTGATCGAACAGGCGGCAAAAGTCGATGTCGACGCCACCCGGTTGGCGGTTGGCGGTGACAGCGCCGGGGCCAACCTTGCCCTCTCCGTTCTTAACGAGAAACGGGAGCCCCTCCGCGCAGGTGTCCTGTTCTATGGCTGCTACGGCCATCTGCCGGAGTTCGGCTACCCGCTTGGCGCGGCGGCCAAGGCGTACGGGGATGGCCGTTATGGGCTCGGACTCGACATGATGCGGCGGTTCTACGTCGACTACCTGAGTGATGACGCCGACGGGCTCGATCCGCGATTCTGTTCGCTCCGCGGCGACTATCACGGCCTGCCTCCGGTCCTGCTGACGGCAGCAGCGCTGGATCCGCTGCGCGACGACGCCGAGGCGTTCCGGTCGCACCTGGAGGCGGCCAAGGTGCCGCACCGCTACGTCCTGTATCCCGGCATGCCGCACGGCTTCCTCAAGTTCGCGCCCGAAGTTGACGCCGCCCTGCAGGGACTACGCGATGCAGCAAACTTCCTTCATGGGCACTGGCGGCACTGA
- a CDS encoding tetratricopeptide repeat protein, with protein MSDLLREIDEDIRIERWRRLGRRYGPAAAGVAVLLALAIGGWYLWQSHLEERRAEDADRYAAAMAALESGNTGLGISDLADLTREAEPGYALLARLSEAAALTASGDPAAAITLYDAIASDDAVPPHFRAVADLHASYLLLDQGAAAVIRDRTAWLLEDPGGPWYALARELNAHLAYREAETETARSEFQALADDASVPRGVRTRAHRMLLLWPNPED; from the coding sequence TTGAGCGATCTGCTACGCGAAATCGACGAGGATATTCGCATCGAACGGTGGCGCCGACTGGGGCGGCGCTACGGCCCGGCTGCGGCAGGCGTCGCGGTGCTGCTCGCCCTCGCGATCGGCGGCTGGTACCTGTGGCAGAGCCATCTCGAGGAACGGCGGGCAGAAGACGCGGATCGCTACGCCGCGGCGATGGCTGCCCTTGAGAGCGGCAACACCGGTCTGGGCATTTCCGACCTCGCCGACCTGACGCGTGAGGCCGAACCGGGGTACGCTCTCCTCGCCAGGCTCTCGGAAGCCGCAGCCCTGACCGCCTCGGGCGACCCCGCGGCAGCCATCACCCTCTACGACGCGATCGCCAGCGATGACGCCGTGCCGCCGCACTTCCGGGCAGTGGCCGATCTCCACGCCTCGTACCTCCTGCTTGATCAGGGCGCGGCCGCCGTCATCCGCGACCGTACAGCCTGGCTACTCGAGGATCCCGGCGGCCCATGGTATGCGCTCGCTCGCGAACTCAACGCGCACCTGGCGTACCGGGAGGCGGAAACGGAGACGGCGAGATCCGAATTTCAGGCTCTTGCCGACGATGCCAGCGTCCCGCGGGGAGTACGAACACGCGCCCACCGCATGCTGCTGCTGTGGCCAAACCCGGAGGACTAG
- a CDS encoding PQQ-binding-like beta-propeller repeat protein has protein sequence MNIVALPVVAFLLAGCTSWFGVDDEVPLPGERVSILTLEERLAPTDDTSDPVVLSEPVAATWSQQDANADNRPPHAVYSGGLIVDWSLDVGSAETRTSRILGQPVVGNGHLYFLDADGRVIALSLQDRRSAWTRSVRPDGEDGGRGVGGGVALDGDTLFVSTGYGEVLALGALNGDVQWRRWYGIPFRAAPTVHGARVYAGLITDQTVALQRSDGSEIWLHEGALKHGPSLLNALPAAANDDVVIAPYSTGEIVAVRADNGREAWRIPLAEVLQGAIQIEIEDIAGGPVIDADSVIAGGATGQLGSFDLQTGALQWRVPLTIAHTPRVTGEWMYALTAEGEIVCLRQSTGNVRWRTNLADALAIDDEEDLAWAGLIIAGGQVLVAGSRRMVALDPSDGSVLNTATIQGDPASAPIVADGTLYVLTREGAVVALN, from the coding sequence ATGAACATCGTCGCCCTCCCAGTCGTCGCATTCCTCCTCGCGGGGTGTACATCCTGGTTCGGTGTCGACGACGAGGTGCCGCTGCCTGGCGAACGGGTGTCGATCCTTACCCTCGAAGAGCGTCTCGCGCCGACTGACGACACGAGCGACCCCGTCGTTCTGTCGGAACCGGTAGCGGCCACCTGGTCTCAACAAGACGCGAACGCCGACAACCGACCGCCCCATGCAGTCTATTCCGGCGGGCTCATCGTCGACTGGAGCCTGGACGTCGGGAGCGCCGAGACCCGAACCTCACGCATCCTGGGCCAGCCGGTGGTCGGAAACGGACATCTCTATTTCCTGGATGCCGACGGCCGCGTGATCGCGTTGTCGCTGCAAGACCGGCGATCAGCCTGGACCCGATCCGTCCGCCCTGACGGAGAGGATGGGGGCCGTGGTGTCGGAGGCGGCGTCGCTCTGGATGGCGATACCCTGTTCGTGAGCACTGGGTACGGCGAAGTACTGGCGCTCGGTGCCCTGAACGGGGACGTGCAGTGGCGTCGTTGGTACGGGATTCCGTTCCGTGCGGCGCCAACCGTGCATGGAGCCCGCGTGTACGCCGGACTGATCACCGACCAGACCGTCGCGCTTCAGCGCAGCGACGGCAGCGAGATCTGGTTGCATGAGGGCGCACTCAAACACGGTCCATCGCTGCTGAACGCCCTGCCTGCCGCTGCCAACGACGACGTCGTGATCGCACCCTATTCCACGGGTGAGATCGTCGCCGTGCGGGCTGATAACGGACGAGAGGCCTGGCGGATTCCGCTGGCGGAGGTCCTTCAGGGTGCGATCCAGATCGAAATCGAGGATATCGCCGGCGGCCCTGTCATCGACGCCGACTCTGTCATCGCCGGCGGCGCCACCGGGCAGCTCGGAAGCTTCGACCTCCAGACCGGGGCACTGCAGTGGCGGGTGCCGCTGACCATCGCGCACACGCCGCGCGTGACCGGGGAGTGGATGTACGCCTTGACCGCCGAGGGGGAAATTGTGTGCCTCCGGCAGAGCACGGGCAACGTGCGCTGGCGTACCAATCTGGCGGACGCCCTTGCCATCGACGACGAGGAGGACCTGGCCTGGGCCGGGCTGATCATCGCCGGCGGGCAGGTACTGGTGGCCGGATCCCGGCGAATGGTCGCCCTCGACCCCTCCGATGGCTCGGTGCTGAACACAGCCACCATTCAGGGGGACCCGGCAAGCGCACCGATCGTGGCCGACGGCACGCTGTACGTGCTGACCCGCGAGGGCGCGGTCGTCGCGCTGAACTGA
- the der gene encoding ribosome biogenesis GTPase Der — protein MQLRVAIVGRPNVGKSTLFNRLAGRRAALVDPNPGMTRDLNVSSGQIGAEDFEIVDTPGLEEADTGTLAARMSEASERALAEADLVLFVIDGRQGVTPVDREYARLARTHAREVTLLVNKCDSPALAAQAVEGFELGLGEPIPISAEHGLGIGDVEAVIAARNASATPADADAPDQARPIPIAIVGRPNSGKSTLTNRLLGEDRMLTGPEPGITRDSVGHAWTWRGRRIELVDTAGLRRTSRVDSRPEAVSAESTRRALRFAEAAVLMLDCSEALVDQDLAIAAEVIQEGRALVVAANKWDLVRQPAAMRRALVERLDDTLPQARGVPCVALSALTGHGTSRLMQAVFTVHQRWNRRVPTPALNRWLRAQTDAHQPPRAGGRAQRLRFMTQVNVRPPTFALFANHPGGLPRSYVRYLANGLRETFDLDGVPLRIMVRKGDNPYANKADN, from the coding sequence ATGCAGTTGCGGGTGGCAATCGTCGGCCGCCCCAACGTCGGCAAGTCCACGCTGTTCAACCGATTGGCGGGCCGGCGGGCGGCGCTCGTCGACCCCAATCCCGGCATGACGCGGGACCTGAACGTCTCGTCCGGGCAAATCGGGGCTGAGGATTTCGAGATCGTCGACACGCCCGGTCTCGAAGAGGCCGACACCGGCACGCTGGCTGCCCGAATGAGCGAAGCGAGTGAACGGGCTCTCGCCGAAGCGGATCTGGTCCTGTTCGTGATCGATGGCCGGCAGGGCGTGACCCCAGTCGATCGGGAGTACGCACGTCTAGCGCGAACGCACGCCCGCGAAGTCACCCTGCTGGTCAACAAGTGCGACAGCCCCGCCTTGGCGGCGCAGGCGGTCGAAGGGTTCGAACTCGGGCTCGGTGAGCCGATCCCGATCTCCGCCGAGCATGGCCTCGGAATCGGCGATGTCGAAGCGGTAATCGCTGCGCGGAACGCCTCCGCAACGCCGGCGGATGCGGACGCCCCGGACCAGGCACGGCCCATCCCCATCGCCATCGTCGGCCGTCCCAACAGCGGCAAGTCCACTCTTACCAATCGCCTGCTGGGCGAAGACCGGATGCTGACCGGGCCGGAACCAGGGATTACACGCGATTCGGTCGGCCACGCCTGGACCTGGCGGGGTCGCCGGATCGAACTCGTCGACACCGCCGGACTGAGACGGACCAGCCGCGTTGATTCCCGGCCGGAAGCGGTTTCCGCCGAGTCCACGAGACGGGCGCTTCGCTTCGCGGAAGCGGCAGTACTCATGCTCGACTGCAGCGAAGCCCTGGTGGACCAGGACCTCGCCATCGCGGCGGAAGTGATACAGGAAGGTCGCGCGCTGGTGGTTGCCGCCAACAAATGGGATCTGGTCCGACAACCCGCCGCCATGCGGCGGGCCCTGGTCGAGCGGCTCGACGATACGTTGCCGCAGGCGCGCGGCGTCCCCTGTGTTGCGCTCTCCGCCTTGACCGGCCACGGGACCAGCCGCCTCATGCAAGCAGTCTTCACCGTCCATCAGCGATGGAACCGGCGCGTGCCGACACCTGCACTGAACCGCTGGCTACGCGCTCAGACCGACGCACATCAACCACCCCGGGCCGGCGGGCGGGCCCAGCGCCTGCGTTTCATGACACAGGTCAACGTCCGCCCGCCCACATTCGCCCTGTTCGCCAATCACCCGGGGGGGCTTCCGCGGAGCTATGTCCGCTACCTGGCCAACGGCCTCCGCGAGACCTTCGACCTTGACGGCGTGCCCCTCCGGATCATGGTCCGCAAAGGCGACAACCCCTACGCGAACAAGGCCGACAACTGA
- a CDS encoding aldolase/citrate lyase family protein, protein MPRINRAIELLAAGQPVYSDTVVELTHGSGVRQAGTWADCLIVDLEHQPFDTTRLGDFMRGLVAGGPADTGHRTPAVIVTLPTDGSDARTVRTNRWMIQQALAAGVHGLILCHAEAPAAVKAFVEGARYSFQDLGVGSLLEAGRRGSGGQHTAAEIWGLSVADYLECADVWPLNPSGELMLGLKIENRRALVQAEASIAVPGIAFAEWGPGDMGMSYGYREAHDPPYPPDMLAARERVKTACDRSGIAFLDIMQRDNVAALIDAGVKIGATTREVAAMGRQHSRRKAGTAG, encoded by the coding sequence GTGCCCAGGATCAACCGCGCGATTGAACTGCTGGCGGCGGGTCAGCCGGTGTACAGCGATACGGTCGTCGAGCTGACCCACGGGAGCGGCGTCCGGCAGGCCGGTACCTGGGCCGACTGCCTGATTGTGGATCTGGAGCACCAACCCTTCGACACGACTCGATTGGGCGACTTCATGCGCGGGTTGGTGGCCGGCGGTCCCGCCGACACCGGTCACCGTACTCCGGCCGTGATCGTCACGCTGCCGACCGACGGCAGTGACGCCCGAACCGTGCGCACCAATCGCTGGATGATCCAGCAAGCCCTGGCCGCGGGGGTGCATGGTCTGATCCTGTGTCACGCGGAAGCCCCTGCGGCCGTGAAGGCGTTTGTCGAGGGGGCAAGGTATTCCTTTCAGGATCTTGGTGTCGGCAGTCTTTTGGAAGCGGGCCGCCGTGGATCAGGTGGCCAGCACACCGCTGCCGAAATCTGGGGTCTGTCGGTGGCGGACTATCTGGAGTGCGCCGACGTTTGGCCGCTCAACCCAAGCGGTGAGCTGATGTTGGGCCTGAAGATCGAAAACCGGCGGGCACTGGTCCAGGCGGAGGCCAGCATCGCCGTACCAGGAATCGCCTTCGCTGAATGGGGACCCGGTGACATGGGCATGTCCTACGGGTATCGGGAGGCGCACGATCCACCCTATCCGCCTGACATGCTGGCGGCAAGGGAACGGGTCAAGACTGCCTGCGACCGGTCGGGAATCGCTTTCCTCGACATCATGCAGCGCGACAACGTGGCCGCGCTCATCGATGCAGGAGTGAAAATTGGTGCCACCACCCGTGAGGTCGCCGCAATGGGTCGCCAGCACAGCCGACGCAAGGCGGGGACCGCAGGCTGA